From the genome of Rhizobium binae, one region includes:
- a CDS encoding lysophospholipid acyltransferase family protein — protein sequence MIALRSVLFNTIFYANLIIRMIVLSPYYFVVPRLTAYAIPKNWARSNHWLMRMIIGTTFEIEGLENLPDGSFILAPKHQSFWDTYALLPKLKDPVYILKRELMWIPLFGWYAKKQRMIPVDRGARGKVMVEVLKRTREELSTGRQLIIYPEGTRRPPGAEPVYKYGIARMYRDLAIPVVPVAMHPGLFWPRRSFRRYPGHFKVRILPPIMPGMDPDAFFAHLIEVTERASDELLLDTVERNPHLPLPPTAIARLTELRKVKAATA from the coding sequence ATGATCGCCCTGCGTTCCGTCCTCTTCAACACGATCTTCTACGCTAATCTCATTATCCGGATGATCGTGCTCTCTCCCTATTATTTCGTGGTGCCGCGGCTTACGGCCTATGCGATCCCGAAGAACTGGGCGCGCTCCAACCACTGGCTGATGCGCATGATCATCGGCACGACCTTTGAGATCGAGGGGCTGGAGAACCTGCCTGATGGCAGCTTTATCCTGGCGCCGAAGCACCAGTCCTTCTGGGATACCTACGCGCTGCTGCCGAAACTCAAGGACCCTGTCTACATCCTGAAGCGCGAGCTCATGTGGATTCCGCTCTTCGGCTGGTATGCGAAAAAGCAGCGCATGATCCCGGTCGATCGCGGCGCGCGCGGCAAAGTGATGGTGGAAGTGTTGAAACGCACGAGGGAAGAGCTTTCGACCGGCCGCCAGCTTATCATCTATCCAGAGGGTACCCGCCGGCCGCCGGGCGCCGAGCCCGTCTATAAATACGGCATCGCCCGCATGTACCGCGACCTCGCCATACCCGTGGTGCCGGTCGCCATGCATCCCGGCCTGTTCTGGCCGCGGCGGAGCTTCCGTCGTTACCCCGGCCACTTCAAAGTCCGGATCCTGCCGCCGATCATGCCTGGAATGGACCCCGATGCCTTTTTCGCCCATCTGATTGAGGTGACCGAACGGGCAAGCGACGAACTGCTGCTCGACACTGTCGAACGCAATCCGCATCTGCCGCTGCCGCCGACAGCGATCGCCAGGCTGACGGAGTTGCGCAAGGTGAAGGCGGCGACGGCCTGA
- a CDS encoding gamma-glutamylcyclotransferase: protein MDEFWVFGYGSLMWNPGFEFLERAEALVHGYRRSLCVRSYVHRGTRDNPGLVLGLDRGGACRGMAFRISPDRWDEVIDYLRARELVTNVYLERRVRLQFAGGRRMEAITYVADRDHEQYAGTLDALAAARVVNEASGQSGPNDAYVFNTLAHLRQMGIRDHWLEQVVTEVARLRACSNSELPRALRV, encoded by the coding sequence ATGGACGAATTTTGGGTGTTTGGCTACGGCTCGCTGATGTGGAATCCGGGCTTCGAGTTCCTGGAGCGGGCAGAGGCCCTGGTGCATGGCTACAGGCGTTCGCTCTGTGTCCGCTCCTATGTTCACCGCGGTACACGCGACAATCCGGGCCTGGTTCTCGGTCTCGACAGGGGTGGCGCTTGCCGCGGCATGGCCTTCCGGATTTCGCCGGACAGATGGGATGAGGTGATCGATTATCTCCGCGCCCGCGAACTTGTCACCAATGTCTATCTGGAACGCCGGGTCCGGCTGCAGTTTGCCGGCGGTCGCCGGATGGAGGCGATCACCTACGTCGCCGATCGCGACCATGAGCAATATGCCGGCACGCTCGATGCGCTCGCGGCGGCACGGGTGGTGAACGAGGCCAGCGGCCAGTCCGGTCCGAACGATGCCTATGTCTTCAACACGCTCGCGCATCTGAGGCAGATGGGCATCCGCGATCATTGGCTGGAGCAGGTCGTCACCGAAGTGGCGCGGCTGCGGGCGTGCAGCAACTCAGAGTTACCGCGTGCTTTGCGCGTCTGA
- a CDS encoding DUF2125 domain-containing protein, with product MAASSRSGSGQSTSGKKFWLLGGGIVLAIALYTGGWFYAASALKTTVLEAIAPRDQAGVSGECSDIEFRGYPFRIGLFCSKVDVDDSVNGVSATFGALRSAAQVYAPDHIVWELDSPAEIRTSNGLSISAQWTNLQSSLATRLKGIDRSSTVIEGLKATAVSSLTGQTVNFDAARTEIHLRQNGADLDGAISVQDANTVITDWPQVFPKLSASIDLTVAGKAGLIDGSDPNGLNGSAGELRRIVADIGDGKVMTLTGPFSFDEQGFLSGQFKLEIERLGPWSDSLKQTFPDIASTVNTATKLLKSLAGGKDKVSVDLVVDHGNATVSGFIPLGRIPPI from the coding sequence ATGGCAGCGTCAAGCCGATCCGGCAGCGGTCAATCCACCAGCGGCAAGAAATTCTGGTTGCTGGGCGGAGGCATCGTTCTGGCGATCGCGCTCTATACCGGCGGCTGGTTCTATGCGGCATCGGCGCTGAAGACCACGGTCTTGGAGGCGATCGCGCCGCGCGACCAGGCGGGCGTCAGCGGCGAATGCTCCGACATTGAATTCCGCGGCTATCCCTTCCGCATCGGCCTGTTCTGCTCCAAGGTCGATGTCGACGACAGTGTTAACGGCGTCTCCGCCACCTTCGGTGCCCTGCGCTCCGCCGCCCAGGTCTATGCGCCCGACCATATTGTCTGGGAACTCGATTCGCCGGCCGAGATCCGCACCAGCAACGGCCTTTCGATCTCGGCCCAGTGGACGAACCTGCAGTCGAGCCTGGCGACTAGACTGAAGGGCATCGACCGCAGCTCGACCGTCATCGAGGGCCTGAAAGCGACGGCGGTCTCTTCCCTCACCGGCCAGACGGTGAACTTCGATGCCGCCCGCACGGAAATTCATCTGCGCCAGAACGGCGCCGATCTCGACGGTGCGATCTCCGTGCAGGATGCGAATACTGTTATCACCGACTGGCCTCAGGTCTTCCCGAAACTCTCCGCCAGCATCGATCTGACCGTTGCCGGCAAGGCCGGCCTGATCGACGGCAGCGATCCGAATGGCCTCAACGGTTCTGCCGGCGAGCTGCGCCGCATCGTCGCCGATATCGGTGACGGCAAGGTCATGACCCTGACCGGCCCCTTCTCGTTCGACGAACAGGGTTTCCTTTCGGGACAATTCAAGTTGGAGATCGAACGGCTCGGACCCTGGAGCGACAGCCTGAAACAGACCTTCCCGGACATCGCCTCGACCGTCAACACGGCGACCAAGCTCTTGAAATCGCTTGCCGGCGGCAAGGACAAGGTGTCGGTCGATCTCGTCGTCGATCACGGCAACGCCACCGTCAGCGGCTTCATCCCGCTCGGCCGGATCCCGCCGATCTGA
- a CDS encoding GNAT family N-acetyltransferase, translating into MVEVASASQADIDWLVREDANLAQAWVSRCVALGEYFVAREAGEIVGFLRFSRFWGRVPYMEMIRIQPAYRRSGVGTALFVAWEEAMRGEGARLLMTSCECDESRPQDWHHRNGFTETGAIELPGLQSVPEVFFIKHLA; encoded by the coding sequence ATGGTGGAGGTGGCGAGCGCTAGCCAGGCGGATATAGATTGGCTGGTGCGCGAAGATGCCAACCTTGCTCAGGCCTGGGTTTCGCGCTGCGTGGCGCTCGGCGAATATTTCGTCGCCAGGGAGGCCGGCGAGATCGTCGGCTTCCTGCGCTTTTCCCGTTTCTGGGGCCGGGTTCCCTATATGGAAATGATCCGTATCCAGCCCGCCTATCGCCGGTCGGGCGTCGGCACCGCACTTTTTGTTGCCTGGGAAGAGGCGATGCGCGGCGAAGGCGCCCGCCTGCTGATGACGTCGTGCGAATGCGACGAGAGCCGGCCGCAGGATTGGCATCACCGCAACGGATTTACCGAAACCGGCGCAATCGAGCTGCCCGGTCTGCAATCGGTGCCCGAGGTTTTCTTCATCAAGCACCTAGCCTGA
- a CDS encoding prephenate/arogenate dehydrogenase family protein — translation MSVLFDRIALIGIGLIGSSLAHDIRRLGLTKEIVVATRSADTLKRAEELGLGDRYTTSSAEAVKHADLIIVSVPVGASESVAKEIAGNLQPGAIVTDVGSTKASVIAQMQPHMPENVHFIPGHPLAGTEKSGPDAGFPGLFEGRWCIFTPVADTDETALKRLRGFWQALGSKVDEMDAEHHDKVLAIVSHLPHIIAYNIVGTADDLETVTESEVIKYSASGFRDFTRLAASDPTMWRDVCLHNRDAILEMLARFSEDLAYLQRAIRWGEGDKIFELFTRTRAIRRSIVQAGQDVDAPDFGRPHALDKK, via the coding sequence ATGAGCGTGCTGTTCGACCGAATCGCGCTGATCGGCATCGGCCTGATCGGATCTTCGCTCGCCCACGACATTCGCCGGCTCGGGCTTACGAAAGAGATCGTCGTCGCCACGCGAAGCGCCGATACGCTGAAGCGTGCTGAAGAGCTTGGCCTCGGCGATCGCTATACGACCTCATCGGCAGAGGCCGTCAAGCATGCCGACCTCATCATCGTTTCAGTGCCGGTCGGCGCTTCCGAGAGCGTGGCGAAGGAAATCGCCGGCAACCTGCAGCCCGGCGCAATCGTCACCGATGTCGGCTCCACCAAGGCTTCCGTCATTGCGCAGATGCAGCCGCATATGCCTGAGAATGTCCATTTCATCCCCGGCCACCCGCTGGCCGGCACGGAAAAGTCCGGTCCCGATGCCGGCTTCCCTGGCCTCTTCGAAGGCCGCTGGTGCATCTTCACGCCGGTTGCGGACACCGACGAGACGGCGTTGAAGCGGCTGCGCGGCTTTTGGCAGGCGCTCGGTTCGAAGGTCGATGAGATGGATGCGGAACATCATGACAAGGTGCTCGCGATCGTTTCGCACCTGCCGCATATCATCGCCTACAACATTGTCGGCACTGCCGACGATCTGGAGACGGTGACTGAATCGGAAGTCATCAAATATTCGGCCTCCGGCTTTCGCGATTTCACCCGTCTCGCCGCTTCCGATCCGACCATGTGGCGCGACGTCTGCCTGCACAATCGCGATGCGATCCTTGAAATGCTGGCGCGCTTCTCGGAGGATCTCGCCTATCTGCAGCGGGCGATCCGCTGGGGCGAGGGCGACAAGATTTTCGAACTTTTCACCCGCACGCGCGCCATTCGCCGCTCGATCGTCCAGGCCGGTCAGGACGTCGACGCACCGGATTTCGGCCGCCCCCACGCGCTGGACAAGAAGTAG
- the hisC gene encoding histidinol-phosphate transaminase yields the protein MSVEISKPVPRPGILDIASYVPGKEHASGVARVYKLSSNETPLGASPKAIEAVKAAADNLGRYPDGQAIELREAIAAVHGLNPANILCGNGSDELLGLLCHVYLGSGDEGIITEHGFLVYKIQIMGTGATPVVVREKDYTVDVDAILAAVTERTKIVFIANPGNPTGTYVPVSEIRRLQAGLPKHVVLVLDAAYAEYVRRNDYEAGIEVVSSSSNVVMTRTFSKAYGLAALRVGWMYAPAEIVDAVNRVRAPFNLNAAAIAAGAAAVRDQAFVQQAVSFNQMWVETLTEALEAIGLKVTPSVANFVLIHFPDIDGKRAADADELLTSRGYILRAVRSYGFSNALRMSIGPEEANRGVIAALREFMGRQA from the coding sequence ATGAGCGTTGAGATCAGCAAGCCCGTTCCGCGTCCCGGTATTCTCGATATCGCATCCTATGTGCCGGGCAAGGAACATGCGTCGGGGGTTGCCCGCGTCTACAAGCTGTCCTCAAACGAAACGCCGCTCGGCGCCAGCCCGAAGGCGATCGAGGCCGTGAAAGCCGCTGCCGATAATCTCGGACGTTACCCCGACGGGCAGGCGATCGAACTGCGCGAGGCGATCGCCGCCGTGCATGGCCTGAATCCGGCAAACATCCTCTGCGGCAACGGTTCGGACGAACTGCTCGGTCTGCTCTGCCATGTCTATCTCGGCTCCGGCGACGAGGGCATCATCACCGAGCACGGTTTCCTGGTCTACAAGATCCAGATCATGGGCACGGGTGCGACACCCGTCGTCGTTCGGGAAAAGGACTATACCGTCGATGTCGACGCGATCCTTGCCGCCGTGACGGAAAGAACGAAGATCGTCTTCATCGCCAATCCCGGCAATCCGACCGGCACCTATGTTCCGGTCAGCGAAATCCGCCGCCTGCAGGCCGGCCTGCCGAAACACGTCGTCCTCGTGCTCGACGCGGCTTACGCCGAATATGTGCGCCGCAACGATTACGAAGCCGGGATCGAGGTCGTGTCTTCCAGCTCCAACGTGGTGATGACCCGCACCTTTTCGAAGGCCTACGGTCTGGCGGCGCTGCGCGTCGGCTGGATGTACGCGCCGGCCGAGATCGTCGACGCCGTGAACCGAGTCCGTGCGCCATTCAACCTGAATGCGGCGGCGATCGCTGCCGGTGCCGCGGCCGTTCGCGACCAGGCTTTCGTCCAACAGGCCGTTTCTTTCAATCAGATGTGGGTGGAAACGCTCACAGAGGCTCTGGAAGCGATCGGACTGAAAGTGACGCCGTCTGTCGCCAATTTCGTCCTCATCCATTTCCCTGACATTGACGGCAAGCGCGCCGCCGATGCCGACGAACTGCTGACGAGCCGCGGTTACATCCTGCGCGCCGTGCGCAGCTACGGTTTTTCCAATGCGCTGCGCATGAGCATCGGTCCTGAAGAGGCCAATCGCGGCGTCATTGCAGCACTCCGCGAATTCATGGGACGTCAGGCATGA
- a CDS encoding class I SAM-dependent methyltransferase, which translates to MKSNRPLITFIAMHADIVDLRQFYHSDLGRFAEQSIAMALSSLWVRLPQERLVGLGYAVPFLDRFQSDTERTFAFMPAGQGAVNWPMGSLSSTTLIFDEELPLPDSSIDRVLMVHSLEFAESPRETLKELWRVLAPGGRLVIVVPNRRGVWARMEHTPFGSGRPYSRGQLTHLLRETNFTPGATAEALFFPPSKLRTILRLRRAFERIGRTLWPAFSGVIIVEAQKRLYQGLPVAARASRRVFVPVLAPHGVPTTRNR; encoded by the coding sequence TTGAAGTCCAACCGCCCGCTGATAACATTTATCGCAATGCACGCCGATATCGTCGACCTACGTCAGTTCTATCATTCCGACCTCGGGCGTTTTGCCGAGCAGTCGATCGCCATGGCGCTGTCGTCGCTCTGGGTGCGCCTGCCGCAGGAGCGTCTGGTCGGCCTCGGTTATGCCGTGCCCTTCCTCGATCGGTTCCAGTCCGATACCGAGCGTACCTTTGCCTTCATGCCGGCCGGGCAGGGCGCGGTGAACTGGCCGATGGGTTCGCTATCGTCGACGACGCTGATTTTCGATGAGGAACTGCCGCTGCCGGACTCCTCGATCGACCGGGTGTTGATGGTGCATTCGCTGGAATTCGCCGAAAGCCCGCGCGAGACGCTGAAGGAACTCTGGCGGGTGCTGGCGCCGGGCGGGCGGCTTGTCATCGTCGTGCCGAACCGGCGCGGCGTCTGGGCCCGCATGGAGCATACGCCCTTCGGTTCGGGGCGGCCCTATTCGCGCGGTCAGCTGACGCATCTGTTGCGCGAGACGAATTTCACGCCGGGCGCAACGGCCGAGGCGCTGTTCTTTCCGCCCTCAAAACTCAGAACCATCCTGCGGCTCCGCCGTGCTTTCGAGCGGATCGGCAGGACGCTGTGGCCAGCTTTTTCGGGCGTCATCATCGTCGAGGCGCAGAAGCGGCTTTATCAGGGCCTGCCGGTGGCGGCACGCGCCTCTCGCCGTGTCTTCGTGCCAGTTCTCGCACCCCACGGCGTGCCGACGACGCGCAATCGGTGA
- the gloB gene encoding hydroxyacylglutathione hydrolase, which yields MKPLELDVFLCRTDNFGVLVNDPETGLTAAIDAPEEAPILEAATRRGWKITHIFTTHHHTDHVAANLALKERFGCEIIGPINEAVAIPGLDRAMADGDRFLFGNHTVNVIETPGHTAGHICYHFLDDKLLFAADTLFALGCGRLFERPAADMWHSLQKLAVLPDETAVYFGHEYTLSNARFALTVDPGNERLKSRAAEIEALRADGKFTIPTTLGLEKETNPFLRAGDPAIRRNLIMEGKTNEEVFAEIRKRKDNF from the coding sequence ATGAAACCTTTGGAATTAGACGTTTTTCTCTGCCGCACCGACAATTTCGGCGTTCTCGTGAACGATCCGGAGACTGGCCTTACAGCGGCAATCGACGCGCCCGAGGAGGCGCCGATCCTGGAGGCGGCGACACGGCGCGGCTGGAAGATCACGCATATCTTCACCACCCATCACCACACCGATCACGTCGCCGCCAATCTGGCGCTGAAGGAGCGGTTCGGCTGCGAAATTATCGGTCCGATCAATGAGGCGGTCGCCATTCCCGGTCTCGACCGGGCGATGGCGGATGGCGACAGGTTCCTCTTCGGCAACCACACGGTGAATGTGATCGAGACACCCGGTCACACCGCCGGCCACATCTGCTATCACTTCCTCGACGACAAGCTGCTTTTTGCCGCCGACACGCTGTTTGCCCTCGGCTGCGGCCGTCTGTTCGAACGGCCCGCCGCTGATATGTGGCACTCCCTGCAAAAGCTGGCCGTCTTGCCCGATGAGACCGCCGTTTATTTCGGACACGAATATACGCTCTCCAACGCCCGTTTCGCGCTGACGGTCGATCCCGGCAACGAACGCCTGAAGAGCCGCGCCGCGGAGATCGAGGCTTTGCGCGCCGATGGCAAATTCACCATCCCGACGACGCTGGGACTGGAAAAGGAAACCAATCCGTTCCTGCGCGCCGGCGATCCGGCCATCCGCCGCAACCTGATCATGGAAGGCAAGACGAACGAGGAAGTCTTCGCCGAAATCCGCAAGCGCAAGGACAATTTCTGA
- a CDS encoding cupin domain-containing protein: MSPERIIRELGMQPHPEGGWYVQTFRDTAGGERGHSTAIYYLLTKGQRSHWHRVHDAVEVWHYYAGAPLALHRSQDGFASETLTLGTNLPAGERPQAIIPANCWQSAESLGDFTLVGCTVSPGFEFSSFEMAPADWKPDD; this comes from the coding sequence ATGTCGCCTGAGAGGATCATTCGTGAGCTCGGCATGCAGCCGCATCCCGAAGGCGGCTGGTACGTGCAGACATTCCGCGACACGGCCGGTGGAGAGCGCGGCCATTCGACGGCGATCTATTATCTGCTGACAAAGGGACAGCGTTCGCACTGGCATCGCGTCCATGACGCGGTCGAGGTCTGGCATTATTACGCGGGTGCGCCGCTGGCGCTGCACCGGTCGCAAGACGGGTTTGCAAGCGAGACGCTGACGCTTGGAACAAACCTTCCTGCCGGCGAGCGGCCGCAGGCAATCATTCCCGCCAATTGCTGGCAATCGGCCGAATCGCTCGGTGATTTCACCCTGGTCGGCTGCACCGTTTCGCCCGGCTTCGAATTTTCGAGCTTCGAGATGGCGCCGGCGGATTGGAAACCTGACGACTGA
- the yddG gene encoding aromatic amino acid exporter YddG, producing MKFRATAIGFTAILMWSFLALLTAGSGKMPPFQLSAVCFAIGSVPGLVMLVLNPARLALLKQPPKVWITGIAGLFGYHFLYFTALRNAPAVEAGLIAYLWPLLIVVGSALLPGERLRWYHVAGALAGLCGTFLIVGRNGIDFDGAYPVGYGAAFLCAFTWSGYSLLTRRFEAVSTDVVTGFCLVTSVLSLFCHLGLEATVWPATMFEWVAVIGLGLLPVGAAFYAWDYGVKNGDIQILGAASYAAPLLSTLILTLFGFAEPSWRIALACLLVTGGAVLAAQEMFRRKIPAQSAAAE from the coding sequence ATGAAGTTTCGCGCGACGGCCATCGGTTTTACGGCCATTCTGATGTGGTCGTTCCTGGCGCTGTTGACGGCCGGCTCCGGCAAGATGCCGCCCTTCCAGCTTTCGGCCGTCTGCTTTGCGATCGGCAGCGTTCCCGGCCTCGTCATGCTTGTCCTCAACCCGGCGCGGCTGGCGTTGCTGAAGCAGCCGCCAAAGGTCTGGATAACAGGTATTGCAGGTCTGTTCGGCTATCATTTCCTGTATTTTACGGCGCTCAGGAACGCGCCGGCGGTGGAGGCGGGACTGATCGCCTATCTCTGGCCGTTGTTGATCGTGGTCGGGTCGGCGCTGCTGCCGGGCGAACGGCTGCGCTGGTATCACGTGGCGGGCGCGCTTGCCGGGCTTTGCGGCACCTTCCTGATCGTCGGCCGCAACGGCATCGATTTCGACGGCGCCTACCCGGTCGGTTATGGGGCGGCCTTCCTCTGCGCCTTCACATGGTCGGGTTATTCGCTGCTGACGAGGCGTTTTGAGGCCGTTTCCACCGATGTCGTTACCGGCTTTTGCCTTGTCACTTCCGTCCTGTCGCTCTTCTGCCATCTCGGCCTGGAGGCGACCGTCTGGCCGGCGACGATGTTCGAGTGGGTTGCCGTCATCGGACTCGGGCTCCTGCCCGTGGGGGCTGCCTTCTACGCCTGGGATTATGGCGTCAAGAACGGTGATATCCAGATTCTCGGTGCGGCAAGTTATGCCGCGCCGCTGCTGTCGACGCTCATCCTGACGCTGTTCGGATTTGCCGAGCCGAGCTGGCGCATTGCTCTCGCCTGCCTGCTCGTCACCGGTGGAGCGGTGCTCGCTGCCCAGGAAATGTTCCGCCGCAAAATTCCGGCGCAGTCTGCGGCAGCGGAGTAG
- a CDS encoding DUF3108 domain-containing protein, giving the protein MAHSGRRILISVIAALFAIPAAAAEIQHRTVYRVTLAGLPIARAAFLTQIEDDHSYKIAGDIKSAGLADLIKTISATTSVTGVVRNDRLQALKYSLYYKSGKKARVYEVSYRNGDIISATTTPPPKRPKNWIDVTPRDMRAVLDPISGLVFTGNTKVCSQTLPIFDGETRMDLVLSPKGDEDFSTDGFKGKAVVCGVRFVPRSGYKKGRKDIDYLSKSDRMEIWFAKSDAANVYAPVYVRIPTEYGMVTITAVKYGSVG; this is encoded by the coding sequence ATGGCTCATTCGGGCAGACGCATTTTGATTTCGGTCATCGCCGCGCTTTTTGCCATACCGGCAGCGGCGGCCGAGATCCAGCACCGGACGGTATATCGGGTGACGCTTGCCGGCCTGCCGATCGCGCGCGCCGCATTCCTGACGCAGATCGAGGATGATCACTCTTACAAGATCGCCGGCGATATCAAATCGGCCGGCCTTGCCGATCTCATTAAGACTATCTCGGCAACGACCAGCGTCACCGGCGTTGTGCGCAATGACCGCCTACAGGCGCTGAAATATTCGCTCTATTACAAGAGCGGCAAGAAGGCCCGCGTCTACGAGGTCAGCTACCGCAACGGCGATATCATTTCGGCGACGACGACCCCTCCACCTAAGCGGCCGAAGAACTGGATCGATGTCACGCCGCGCGACATGCGCGCGGTCCTCGACCCGATCTCCGGCCTGGTCTTCACCGGCAATACCAAGGTCTGCTCGCAGACGCTGCCGATCTTCGATGGCGAGACGCGCATGGATCTGGTGCTTTCGCCGAAGGGCGACGAGGATTTTTCGACCGACGGTTTCAAAGGCAAGGCGGTTGTCTGTGGCGTGCGTTTCGTGCCGCGCTCCGGCTACAAGAAGGGCCGCAAGGATATCGACTATCTCAGCAAAAGCGACCGCATGGAAATCTGGTTTGCCAAGTCGGACGCGGCGAATGTATATGCTCCTGTTTATGTGCGCATTCCAACCGAATATGGAATGGTGACGATCACTGCCGTCAAATACGGCAGCGTCGGTTGA